A section of the Malus sylvestris chromosome 17, drMalSylv7.2, whole genome shotgun sequence genome encodes:
- the LOC126611080 gene encoding protein CYSTEINE-RICH TRANSMEMBRANE MODULE 9-like isoform X1 produces MSSTKTAAAYPAPASSAAQGPYHVQAPPPAGYPTRDEPQNAVPVETKSKGDGFWKGCCAALCCCCMLDACF; encoded by the exons ATGAGTTCTACTAAGACAGCAG CAGCATACCCCGCACCAGCTTCCTCCGCTGCACAGGGACCGTATCATGTGCAAGCTCCGCCACCTGCCGGCTACCCAACAAGAGATGAACCCCAAAACGCCGTTCCTGTAGAAACCAAGTCAAAGGGTGATGGCTTCTGGAAGGGCTGCTGCGCTGCTCTCTGTTGCTGTTGTATGCTGGATGCATGCTTTTAA
- the LOC126611068 gene encoding UDP-glycosyltransferase 82A1-like produces MGNMKCVKNSNSIIILVPYPAQGHVTPMLKLASAFLSQGFKPVMVTPDYIHHQIDRKVEPKDKILCMPIPDGLDKDTPRDFFAIEKAMEDTMPSHLESLVRQLDKDGDEVVCVVVDLLASWAIDVANRCGVACAGFWPAMHATYRLITAIPDMIRTGLICADTGFPKQLGGICLPNQPVLSTEELPWLIGTPAARKGRFKFWTSTLERSKTLQRILVNSFPNEYSTNDEQQLLGDQLVKSTKTQQPLVFPIGPLSKHTTTKNPSFWEEDTSCLNWLDKHNPNTVVYISFGSWVSPIGEGKVRSLALALEALRKPFLWVLGSSWLGGLPIGYLERVAKQGKVVSWAPQMDVLQHKAVGCYLTHCGWNSTMEAIQCQKPLLCYPVAGDQFVNCSYIVNVWRIGVKLSGFGQRDVEEGLRRVMEEDEMSNRMRKLNERSMGDDANLRFVSNLTAFTDQLKVLALGYSNNGVYDYDF; encoded by the exons ATGGGAAACATGAAGTGCGTAAAGAACTCCAACTCGATCATCATCCTGGTTCCATATCCAGCACAAGGACATGTCACTCCCATGCTTAAATTAGCTTCAGCCTTCCTCAGCCAAGGCTTTAAGCCAGTGATGGTCACTCCAGACTACATTCACCACCAGATTGACCGAAAAGTCGAACCCAAGGACAAGATTTTGTGCATGCCAATCCCGGATGGATTGGACAAGGACACCCCGAGGGACTTCTTTGCCATTGAGAAGGCCATGGAGGACACCATGCCAAGCCATCTGGAAAGCCTTGTCCGTCAACTTGATAAGGATGGTGATGAAGTTGTGTGCGTAGTTGTTGATTTGTTGGCATCGTGGGCTATAGATGTAGCCAATCGATGCGGAGTAGCCTGTGCTGGGTTTTGGCCTGCTATGCATGCTACTTATCGCTTGATCACTGCAATTCCAGACATGATCAGGACAGGTCTCATTTGTGCTGATACAG GATTTCCAAAACAACTAGGTGGTATATGCTTACCTAATCAGCCTGTGCTCTCTACTGAAGAGCTGCCATGGTTGATTGGCACTCCAGCTGCAAGAAAAGGAAGATTCAAATTTTGGACTAGCACCCTAGAGCGATCGAAAACGCTTCAACGGATCCTTGTAAATTCTTTCCCGAATGAATATTCCACCAATGATGAACAACAACTTCTCGGTGATCAATTGGTTAAGAGCACCAAAACCCAACAACCacttgttttcccaattggtcCTTTAAGCAAGCACACAACCACCAAGAACCCTAGCTTTTGGGAAGAAGACACAAGCTGCTTAAACTGGCTAGACAAGCACAACCCTAACACAGTTGTTTACATCTCTTTTGGAAGTTGGGTTAGTCCAATTGGAGAGGGTAAGGTGAGAAGCTTGGCCTTGGCACTTGAAGCTTTGAGAAAGCCATTCCTTTGGGTGCTTGGATCTTCATGGCTTGGAGGGTTACCAATTGGGTACTTGGAAAGAGTAGCAAAACAAGGCAAAGTTGTGTCATGGGCGCCACAAATGGATGTCTTGCAACACAAGGCAGTGGGATGCTATCTCACACACTGTGGGTGGAATTCAACAATGGAGGCCATTCAATGCCAAAAGCCTCTCCTGTGCTATCCAGTGGCTGGGGACCAATTTGTAAATTGTTCATACATTGTGAACGTGTGGAGGATTGGGGTGAAACTAAGTGGGTTTGGACAGAGAGATGTTGAGGAAGGATTGAGAAGGGTGATGGAGGAGGATGAGATGAGCAACAGGATGAGGAAGCTAAATGAAAGGAGTATGGGAGATGACGCTAATTTGAGATTTGTGTCCAATCTCACTGCTTTCACTGATCAGCTTAAGGTGTTAGCACTTGGGTATTCCAATAATGGTGTTTATGACTATGATTTCTAG
- the LOC126611080 gene encoding protein CYSTEINE-RICH TRANSMEMBRANE MODULE 9-like isoform X2, producing the protein MSSTKTAAYPAPASSAAQGPYHVQAPPPAGYPTRDEPQNAVPVETKSKGDGFWKGCCAALCCCCMLDACF; encoded by the exons ATGAGTTCTACTAAGACAGCAG CATACCCCGCACCAGCTTCCTCCGCTGCACAGGGACCGTATCATGTGCAAGCTCCGCCACCTGCCGGCTACCCAACAAGAGATGAACCCCAAAACGCCGTTCCTGTAGAAACCAAGTCAAAGGGTGATGGCTTCTGGAAGGGCTGCTGCGCTGCTCTCTGTTGCTGTTGTATGCTGGATGCATGCTTTTAA